One Ardenticatenales bacterium genomic region harbors:
- a CDS encoding RNA polymerase sigma factor yields MSQLSSSEALLWPPLSGTPTADALPDHTRTLIARCLEGEESAYAALYRLYAGEIYRLCYSLLQHREDAEEVLQDAFEYAFRRLETYQPQKSAFKTWLYRIAISRCRNKRRRKWLPTFSLQQLVGDDVSDDTAPDPVERAALSEQQREVWQALKQLSPKLRETAVLRYYEGLAYAEIGEILDISAKTVESRMRLAHKALRDILAHE; encoded by the coding sequence ATGAGTCAATTATCGTCATCCGAGGCGCTGCTGTGGCCGCCCTTGAGCGGGACGCCTACCGCGGACGCGCTCCCCGACCATACGAGAACGTTAATCGCCCGCTGCCTGGAGGGTGAGGAAAGCGCCTACGCCGCCCTCTACCGCCTGTACGCGGGCGAAATCTACCGTCTTTGCTACAGCCTGTTGCAACACCGCGAAGATGCGGAAGAGGTGCTGCAAGATGCGTTTGAGTACGCTTTTCGCCGTCTGGAAACGTACCAACCGCAAAAATCCGCTTTCAAGACATGGCTGTATCGCATTGCCATCAGCCGCTGCCGCAATAAGCGGCGGCGCAAATGGCTGCCGACGTTTTCCTTGCAGCAGCTTGTGGGGGATGACGTGAGCGATGATACCGCGCCGGACCCCGTGGAGCGGGCGGCGCTGTCGGAGCAGCAGCGGGAGGTGTGGCAGGCATTGAAGCAGTTGTCGCCGAAGTTGCGGGAGACGGCGGTGCTGCGCTATTACGAGGGGTTGGCTTACGCGGAGATTGGCGAGATTCTGGATATTTCGGCGAAAACGGTGGAGTCGCGGATGCGGCTGGCGCATAAGGCGTTGCGGGACATCCTGGCGCATGAGTAA
- a CDS encoding glycosyltransferase family 39 protein: MKQSQHKDRKPPMAAAASSPAVVMDAERVAPPPPLVVRLNLAQVALVILLLLGALARFANLDRIPLAPVEAREALAAWQRWQPGVNSPMLPASPAYYSLTTLLMAFTGASDVTARFVPALFGLALVGLPWLLRRRIGVWGALIASLALAVSPLHTFAARSADGATIALFAGMFLVLSRLRFLEFAQRHWFYGLWVALGLGLVSAPLFYSALVGILLAWVAQATLGPALVTETPFPEQRIIRNGILITMGVALALGTFFSWYPAGIGSLGNILGQWLGRFGFPAGLSHWADPILVFVRYEPLLFIFGLLGVFWGLWRGEAMPAFLAYWFVGALLVVLLQPGNMDNILLLALPASLLTGTLIDNILRQVSEWTGTDTGAQKWGVALFLLLIAAGVIASLARHLEVIRYATPDNIDYYNLWIATILAVFGLATIAYLWVWDHVLARQGTALGLLAFLVIFTWGTSWWLNQTAANDTRTRWVAEASDDELPLLVRTIEEFSRQTRQSGDGLNIFSAVDSPVLRWYLRDFARLQVSDATPSEATNDVIITPANGEQSFGSDYVGSDFGLLRPDTPMAFDALGAARGLLFRDAVTHANGALLPVPINETRVIVWLRTDLFR; the protein is encoded by the coding sequence ATGAAACAATCACAGCATAAAGACCGAAAACCCCCGATGGCGGCGGCAGCCTCGTCGCCAGCCGTGGTCATGGACGCGGAACGTGTCGCGCCGCCGCCGCCCCTCGTCGTGCGGCTGAATCTGGCGCAGGTGGCCCTGGTCATCTTGCTGCTGCTGGGCGCGCTGGCCCGTTTCGCCAACCTGGACCGCATCCCGCTGGCTCCGGTTGAGGCGCGGGAGGCGCTGGCGGCGTGGCAGCGATGGCAGCCAGGGGTGAACAGTCCGATGTTGCCCGCCAGCCCCGCCTACTACAGCCTGACGACGCTGCTGATGGCGTTCACGGGCGCGTCTGATGTTACGGCCCGGTTTGTGCCGGCATTATTCGGTCTCGCGCTCGTTGGTCTGCCCTGGCTGCTGCGGCGGCGCATCGGCGTGTGGGGCGCGCTAATTGCCAGCCTGGCGCTGGCCGTCTCCCCGCTGCACACCTTCGCCGCCCGTTCCGCCGACGGCGCGACCATCGCGCTCTTTGCCGGCATGTTCCTCGTCCTCAGCCGCCTCCGTTTTCTGGAATTCGCGCAACGGCACTGGTTTTATGGCCTGTGGGTCGCACTGGGGCTGGGATTGGTGAGCGCGCCCCTGTTCTACTCGGCGCTGGTGGGCATCCTGCTCGCCTGGGTGGCCCAGGCCACGCTCGGCCCGGCGCTGGTCACGGAAACGCCCTTCCCGGAGCAGCGCATCATCCGCAACGGGATATTAATCACGATGGGGGTGGCGCTGGCGTTGGGGACGTTCTTCTCGTGGTATCCTGCCGGCATTGGCAGCCTGGGCAACATTCTTGGACAATGGCTGGGTCGGTTCGGCTTCCCCGCCGGCCTCAGTCATTGGGCAGACCCGATCCTCGTTTTCGTCCGATACGAACCCCTTCTCTTTATCTTTGGCCTGCTGGGTGTGTTTTGGGGACTGTGGCGGGGAGAGGCCATGCCGGCATTTCTCGCCTACTGGTTCGTCGGGGCACTGCTCGTCGTCCTCCTGCAACCCGGCAACATGGACAACATCCTCCTGCTTGCGCTTCCCGCCAGCCTACTCACCGGCACGTTGATTGACAACATCCTGCGGCAAGTGAGCGAATGGACCGGCACAGACACCGGCGCGCAGAAATGGGGCGTGGCCCTGTTCCTGCTCCTCATCGCCGCCGGCGTCATCGCCAGCCTGGCGCGCCATCTGGAAGTCATCCGCTACGCCACCCCCGACAACATCGACTATTACAACTTGTGGATCGCCACCATCCTCGCCGTCTTTGGCCTCGCCACCATCGCCTACCTTTGGGTATGGGACCATGTGCTGGCGCGGCAGGGAACCGCCCTCGGCCTGCTCGCCTTCCTCGTCATCTTCACCTGGGGAACCAGTTGGTGGCTCAACCAGACCGCCGCCAACGACACGCGCACCCGTTGGGTGGCGGAAGCCAGCGACGACGAACTGCCACTGCTGGTGCGCACCATCGAAGAGTTCTCCCGCCAGACGCGACAATCTGGTGACGGCCTGAACATCTTCTCCGCCGTCGATTCGCCCGTGCTGCGCTGGTATTTGCGCGATTTCGCGCGCCTGCAAGTGAGCGACGCCACGCCGTCGGAAGCCACCAACGACGTCATCATCACCCCGGCAAACGGGGAGCAATCCTTTGGCAGCGACTACGTGGGGTCCGATTTTGGCCTGCTGCGCCCAGACACGCCAATGGCGTTTGATGCCCTCGGCGCGGCGCGTGGTTTATTGTTCCGCGACGCAGTCACGCACGCGAATGGGGCGCTGCTGCCCGTGCCCATCAACGAAACCCGCGTCATCGTCTGGCTGCGGACGGACCTTTTCCGCTAA